The Streptomyces sp. NBC_01439 genome contains the following window.
GGACGACGCGAACAAGTCGGTCGTCAAGGAGGTGCTGGGCGGCTCCGGCGCCGCCGCTCAGCCGGGTGCGGCCCCGCGCGTCGGCCTCAAGGACGCCACCGGCGACGAGAAGACGCAGGTCGCGGCGAAGGCGGCGCTGGTGAACGGCGGCTACGCCTTCGTCGACGGCGGCAAGGCCGACAAGACGGCGGCCACCTCGCAGATCACCTACCAGGATGATGCGCAGCGGGACCGCGCGATCGAGGTCGCCAAGACGCTGGGACTGCCCGAGACGGCCGTGAAGAAGGCCGAGAACGCGGTGAACGCGGAGGTCGTGGTGATCCTGGGCAAGGACTACAAGGCGTCCTGACCGGGCTCCGGAGCGGCCCCGACGGAGGCTTTCGCCCGCGCGCGACGCTGCGCGCGGGCGGTGTCGGCGGTACATGAGACCCTTGTAAGGATCTGCCCGCCAACCCGAAAGCATGGCCAGTGACCGCCACGGACCGCTCCATCGAGCTCATCACCGCCGCCGCCCAGGCCGCGGCCGACCGGCTCGCGCACGACATCATCGCGTACGACGTCAGCGACGTGCTGTCGATCACCGACGCCTTCCTGCTCGCCTCGGCGCCCAACGACCGCCAGGTCAAGTCGATCGTCGACGAGATCGAGGAGCGCCTGCTGAAGGAGCTCGGCGCCAAGCCGGTGCGCCGCGAGGGTGACCGCGACGCCCGCTGGATCCTGCTCGACTACGTCGACATCGTCGTCCACGTCCAGCACAGCGAGGAGCGTGTCTTCTACGCGCTGGAGCGCCTGTGGAAGGACTGCCCCGAGATCGAGCTCCCCGAGGACGCCAAGCTCACCATCGGCAAGGCCGAGGAGCACGCCAAGCTGCGCGAGGCGGCGGGCGACGACGAACTGGACGGTGATCTGTTCTGAGCGCGACCACCTCGGGCAAGTCCGGCAGGAAGATCGTCCTCTGGCGGCACGGCCAGACCTCGTGGAACCTGGAGCGCCGCTTCCAGGGCTCCACGGACATCGAGCTGACCGAGGCGGGTGTGGCGCAGGCGCGCCGCTCCGCGCGGTTGCTCGCCTCGCTGAAGCCGGATGCCATCGTCGCCTCCGACCTGCAGCGCGCCTCTGCCACGGCTGCCGAGCTGGCGGCCCTCACGGGGCTGACGGTGTCGCACGACGCGGCGCTGCGCGAGACGTACGCCGGCGAGTGGCAGGGCCTCACGCACGACGAGATCCTTGAGAAGTACGGCGAGCAGTACGCGGCGTGGAAGCGCGGCGAACCGGTCCGCCGGGGCGGTGGCGAGCTGGAGACCGAGGTCGCTGACCGCGCCGCGCCGGTGGTGCTGGAACACGTCGACCGGCTGCCGCGGTCCGGCACCCTCGTCGTGGTCAGCCACGGCGGCACCATCCGTACGACGATCGGGCGCCTGCTGGGCCTGAACGCGTACGACTGGGAGGGCCTCGGCGGGCTCTCCAACTGCTGCTGGTCCGTGCTCGGCGAGGGCGCGCGCGGTTGGCGCCTGCTGGAGCACAACGCCGGCACGCTGCCGGAACCGGTGCTCGGCGACGACGACTGAGCGGCCTTCTGCCGCTCCCCGGCGGGGCTGCCACCCGGATTTCACTTTCCGGCTGGTCACAGGCTAGAGTTCTTCTTGTTCGCAGCGCAGAACACCGGAGACGGGGGGAGCGTAGCGGAGAGCGGGGCTATAGCTCAGTTGGTAGAGCGCCTGCATGGCATGCAGGAGGTCAGGAGTTCAATTCTCCTTAGCTCCACAATCAGGATCCCGTCCCCAACAGGGGGCGGGATCCTTGCTTTTGTACCCATTGTGTTTGCTGACCTCGCCCGCACCGGCATGGCAGAATCGTGACCGCCGGAGGGGGAGACGACGGCCCGACGCGGGAGGGAGTCGCTGACGGATGGGTGCACACCGGCGCCGGTGCGACTGGTGCAACAACGGCACGCCGATCGTGCGGGACATGGACCCGGTCAACCCCGACTACCAGTACTGGTGCGAGGAATGCGCTCGGGCGCTGATCATAAAAGGCGACCCGATCGAGACGTATCGCGAGCTGGAAGGGGAGCCGATCTACGGCCGGCTGCTCGACGAGCACTGCACGCTCAAGCGGTTCTACCAGTTCGCGAGGGCGTGACAAGTTGGCTTAAATCGGACATGGCTTCTGGTCGGTGGAAACCGATTTTTGGACCGGGGCCATGACCGTGTAATGTTTGGGACGTCGCCAAGGGAAACCGGCAAGGGAAACCGAAGCGGCAAGCGCAACAAGGGGCTATAGCTCAGTTGGTAGAGCGCCTGCATGGCATGCAGGAGGTCAGGAGTTCAATTCTCCTTAGCTCCACAGTGAAGAAGCGGGCCACCCGGATCGGGTGGCCCGCTTCTCGTTGTGTCGACGGATGGAACGGCCGAGCGTCAGAAGGGGCCGCTGCGGTACCCTGACGCCATGCGTGCCGTACGCCTTCTGCTTACCGAGCCGCGCTGATCAGCGCCGACCCACGAGAGGTCGGCATCGGCGCGGCGTCCCCTCCTGTGCGAGGGGTTTTTTCGTTTGGGCAGGCAGAGACGGCGAAGACGATCGATGGAGCTTCAGAAATCATGAGCGAGACGAACACCCCGGCCCCCGAGGCGGCCGAGGCGCACCGCTACACGGCTGCCATGGCCGCCGACATCGAGGCACGCTGGCAGGACGTCTGGGACGCGCAGGGCACGTACGAGGCCCCGAACCCCACCGGCGACCTGGCCGGGGACCCCGCGGTGGTCGCACGGCCCAAGAAGTTCATCATGGACATGTTCCCGTACCCCTCCGGTGCTGGCCTGCACGTCGGACACCCGCTCGGGTACATCGCCACCGACGTCTTCGCCCGCCACCAGCGGATGACCGGCCACAACGTCCTGCACACCCTGGGCTTCGACGCCTTCGGCCTGCCGGCGGAGCAGTACGCCGTGCAGACCGGCACGCACCCGCGCGTCTCGACCGAGGCCAACATCGAGAACATGAAGGTCCAGCTGCGCCGGCTGGGCCTGGGCCACGACAAGCGCCGGTCGTTCGCCACGATCGACCCGGACTACTACAAGTGGACCCAGTGGATCTTCCTGCAGATCTACAACTCCTGGTACGACGCCGACGCGAAGAAGGCCCGGCCGATCACCGAGCTGGTCGCCGCCTTCGAGGACGGCTCCCGCGAGGTCCCCGGCGGCCGCGCCTGGGCCGGGCTGACCGCGACCGAGCGGGCCGACGTGCTGAACGAGCACCGGCTGGCGTACTCCTCGGACGCGCCGGTGAACTGGTGCCCCGGGCTGGGCACCGTACTGGCCAACGAGGAGGTCACCGCCGACGGCCGGTCCGAGCGCGGCAACTTCCCCGTCTTCAAGTCCCGGCTGAGCCAGTGGAACATGCGGATCACCGCCTACGCCGACCGGCTGATCGACGACCTGGACGCGCTGGACTGGCCCGAGGCCATCAAGCTGCAGCAGCGGAACTGGATCGGCCGCAGCGAGGGCGCGCGCGTCGACTTCGCACTGGGCGATGAGGCCATCACCGTCTTCACCACCCGTCCGGACACCCTGTTCGGCGCCACCTACATGGTGCTGGCGCCCGAACACCCGCTGGTGGAGAAGTTCATCCCGGCCGCCTGGCCCGAGGGCACCCACGAGGTCTGGACCGGCGGGCACGCCACGCCGGCCGAGGCCGTCAGCGCCTACCGCAAGCAGGCCGCCGCGAAGTCGGACGTCGAGCGGCAGGCCGAGGCCAAGGACAAGACCGGTGTCTTCACCGGCGAGTACGCGATCAACCCGGTCAGCGGCGACAAGGTCCCGGTCTTCATCGCCGACTACGTGCTGATGGGCTACGGCACCGGCGCGATCATGGCCGTCCCGGCGCACGACAGCCGCGACTTCGAGTTCGCGCGCGCCTTCGAGCTGCCGATGCGCTGCGTCGTGGAGCCCTCCGATGGGCGCGGCACCGACCCGGCCGAGTGGGACGACGCCTTCGTCTCCTACGACGCGAAGCTGGTCAACTCGACGGGCGAGGGCATCGCCCTGGACGGCCTGGGCGTCGTAGAGGCGAAGGCCGCGATCACCGACTGGCTGACCGAGCGCGGCATCGGCGAGGGGACGGTCAACTTCCGACTGCGCGACTGGCTGTTCAGCCGTCAGCGGTACTGGGGCGAGCCCTTCCCGATCGTCTACGACGAGGACGGCGTCGCGCACCCGCTGCCCGAGTCGATGCTGCCCCTGGAACTGCCGGAGGTCGAGGACTACTCCCCGCGCACCTTCGAGCCGGACGACGCCGCGTCCAAGCCGGAGACCCCGCTGTCGCGCAACGGCGAATGGGTGAACGTGGAGCTGGACCTGGGCGACGGCCGGGGCGTGCGCTCCTTCCGCCGCGAGACCAACACCATGCCCAACTGGGCCGGTTCCTGCTGGTACGAGCTGCGCTACCTGGACCCGAACAACGCCTCGGCCCTGGTGGACCCGGAGATCGAGCAGTACTGGATGGGCCCGCGCGAGGGCGCGCCGCACGGCGGTGTCGACCTGTACGTGGGCGGTGCCGAGCACGCGGTGCTGCACCTGCTGTACGCCCGCTTCTGGTCGAAGGTGCTGTTCGACCTGGGTCACGTCTCCTCGGCGGAGCCGTTCCACAAGCTCTTCAACCAGGGCATGATCCAGGCGTACGCGTACACCGACGCGCGCGGTGTCTACGTGCCCGCAGCCGAGGTCGAGGAGCGCGACGGCGGCTACTTCTACCAGGACCAGCCGGTCAAGCGTGAGCACGGAAAGATGGGCAAGTCCCTGAAGAACGCCGTCACGCCGGACGAGATCTGCGAGGAGTACGGCGCGGACACGCTGCGCCTGTACGAGATGGCGATGGGTCCGCTGGACGTCTCCCGTCCGTGGGACACCCGGGCCGTGGTGGGCCAGTACCGGCTGCTGCAGCGCCTGTGGCGCAACATCGTGGACGAGGAGACCGGCGCGGTCACCGTCGTGGACGGTGAGCCGGACGAGGCGACCCTGCGCGCGCTGCACAAGGCGATCGACGGGGCCGGCTCGGACCTGACCGGGCTGCGCTTCAACACCGCCATCGCGAAGATCACCGAGCTGAACAACGCGCTGACGAAGGCGGGCCGCCCGCTGGAGCGCTCGGTCGCCGAGGCCCTGGTGCTGCTGGTCGCCCCGCTGGCCCCGCACATCGCGGAGGAGCTGTGGCACCGCCTGGGGCACAGCGAGTCCGTGGTCCACCAGGACTTCCCGGTCGCGGACCCGGCGTACGTCGTGGACGAGAGCGTGACGTGCGTGGTGCAGGTCAAGGGCAAGGTCAAGGCGCGGCTGGAGGTGCCGCCGACGATCTCCGACGCGGACCTGGAGCAGCTGGCCGTGACCGATGAGGGCGTTGTGGCGGCGCTGGGCGGCGCGGAGATCCGCAAGGTGATCGTGCGCGCGCCGAAGCTGGTGAACATCGTCATCTGAGGGCGCACCCCCGCATAGGGGGGATCCCGTACGGGCAGGTTGGGGGTTCGATTGGAACCCCTGGCCTGCCCGTGGCGTTTACCGTGGAGGGGACGGAAAAGAGCCGTCGGGTTCTGGGGAAGGGATGCTCATGGAGGCCGCGTTGATCATCTTCGCGCTGATGGTGCTTTTCACCTTCCTGGGGTTGGGCGTGTACGCGACCGTCAAGGTGGTGCAGGCGACCAAGCGCGGTGTGGACCGGACCATCACGCAGGCGCGCCGGACCGTGGAGGACACCACCCTGCGCGCCAAGAGCTTCGGCCAGGTCGGGGTCACGGGGGCGCTGGCGCAGCTGCGGCTCGACCTGCGGACTTCGATGCGCGCCACGGAGCAGGCACTGCAGGACGGGGTCCGGGTGGACGCCTCGCTGCACGAGTCGATCGCGCTGTTCGAGCGGCTGAGCGCGCACGGGCGCGAGCTCGACGACGAGCTGAAGCGGCTCGAGCAGGACCCGGACCGCGGGCGGATCGCGGAGCGCCTGCCGGATCTGCGGGAGCGGACGGCCAAGATCAAGCAGGCCGCGGACTCGCTGCGGTGGGCCGCGCGGGACCGGGCCCAGCGCTTCGCACAGGACGACCTGTCCACGCTGTCGGCGCAGATCGAGGTCGAGTCCGACGCGCTGCGGGACTGGTCGCGGGAGCCGGTGGACGACCTCGCGGCGGCGGCCGCGGCGTGGGACGCGGCGCAGGCGAACGGGGCCGCGACGGGGCGGCCGCAGGCACCGGGGAGCGCTCCGGGGCAGCCTGCGGACGCGGCGAGCCCGACGTGGGGCGCGGATCAACCGCAAGCCCTGAATCCGGCCGCTCCGGCGCCGCAGTACCCCTGGCAGAAGGCGCGCCGACCGGAGAGCACCACCTGAGGCGGGGCGTGCAGGG
Protein-coding sequences here:
- the rsfS gene encoding ribosome silencing factor → MTATDRSIELITAAAQAAADRLAHDIIAYDVSDVLSITDAFLLASAPNDRQVKSIVDEIEERLLKELGAKPVRREGDRDARWILLDYVDIVVHVQHSEERVFYALERLWKDCPEIELPEDAKLTIGKAEEHAKLREAAGDDELDGDLF
- a CDS encoding histidine phosphatase family protein, with protein sequence MSATTSGKSGRKIVLWRHGQTSWNLERRFQGSTDIELTEAGVAQARRSARLLASLKPDAIVASDLQRASATAAELAALTGLTVSHDAALRETYAGEWQGLTHDEILEKYGEQYAAWKRGEPVRRGGGELETEVADRAAPVVLEHVDRLPRSGTLVVVSHGGTIRTTIGRLLGLNAYDWEGLGGLSNCCWSVLGEGARGWRLLEHNAGTLPEPVLGDDD
- the leuS gene encoding leucine--tRNA ligase, translated to MSETNTPAPEAAEAHRYTAAMAADIEARWQDVWDAQGTYEAPNPTGDLAGDPAVVARPKKFIMDMFPYPSGAGLHVGHPLGYIATDVFARHQRMTGHNVLHTLGFDAFGLPAEQYAVQTGTHPRVSTEANIENMKVQLRRLGLGHDKRRSFATIDPDYYKWTQWIFLQIYNSWYDADAKKARPITELVAAFEDGSREVPGGRAWAGLTATERADVLNEHRLAYSSDAPVNWCPGLGTVLANEEVTADGRSERGNFPVFKSRLSQWNMRITAYADRLIDDLDALDWPEAIKLQQRNWIGRSEGARVDFALGDEAITVFTTRPDTLFGATYMVLAPEHPLVEKFIPAAWPEGTHEVWTGGHATPAEAVSAYRKQAAAKSDVERQAEAKDKTGVFTGEYAINPVSGDKVPVFIADYVLMGYGTGAIMAVPAHDSRDFEFARAFELPMRCVVEPSDGRGTDPAEWDDAFVSYDAKLVNSTGEGIALDGLGVVEAKAAITDWLTERGIGEGTVNFRLRDWLFSRQRYWGEPFPIVYDEDGVAHPLPESMLPLELPEVEDYSPRTFEPDDAASKPETPLSRNGEWVNVELDLGDGRGVRSFRRETNTMPNWAGSCWYELRYLDPNNASALVDPEIEQYWMGPREGAPHGGVDLYVGGAEHAVLHLLYARFWSKVLFDLGHVSSAEPFHKLFNQGMIQAYAYTDARGVYVPAAEVEERDGGYFYQDQPVKREHGKMGKSLKNAVTPDEICEEYGADTLRLYEMAMGPLDVSRPWDTRAVVGQYRLLQRLWRNIVDEETGAVTVVDGEPDEATLRALHKAIDGAGSDLTGLRFNTAIAKITELNNALTKAGRPLERSVAEALVLLVAPLAPHIAEELWHRLGHSESVVHQDFPVADPAYVVDESVTCVVQVKGKVKARLEVPPTISDADLEQLAVTDEGVVAALGGAEIRKVIVRAPKLVNIVI